A segment of the Heterodontus francisci isolate sHetFra1 unplaced genomic scaffold, sHetFra1.hap1 HAP1_SCAFFOLD_1386, whole genome shotgun sequence genome:
aaactatcatcgattgccgtaaaaacccccatctggttcactaatgtcctttagggaaaggaaatctgccatccttacctggtctggcctacgtgtgagtccagacccacaacaatgtcattgactcttaactgccctctgaaatggcctagcaagccactcagttgtcaagggcaattagggatgggcaacaaatgctggcctcgccagcgatgcccacatcacgtgAAGGTTTTTAAAAGAAAAGTTATAACCGCCTCTCTAGACTGAGGGGTGAGCTGATGGCGGTCCTTACCCTATCGaacccctttataattttaaacgtAGAGGAGATGTTTCCATTTGGAATGAGGGGGGGTGGCGGGAGTCCAAAACTTGGGGCCATAAATATAGgtgttaataaatccaatagggaattcaggagaaacgtctttacccagagagtggtgagtatgTGGGACTttagagtagttgaggcaaataacaaaGAAGCATTTAAGGGGCATGGGTCAGTTGGGCCTGATTTGGTGCTGTAACCTTTCAACACTCATAGGCGTCTTGCGATTAGAGCCCACTGCTACAGAAAATTCATCGTGCGCTTATAGTTTTAAGCATGTTTTACTTAAACTAGAGATAAGCACTAAATTAGGAAACTTTGTATACTATGTTTAAAAAGTGAAATATTTCTTTGTTgtcctaaatcattaatatatagaaaGACCTATACCATCAATGCAGTTGACCATGTGACGGAGGGCATCCAGCCATTTGGAAAAATGGAAACCGGGGAGGGGCAGTAAGCTTTCTTTCTTGACTGGCCGTGTTGTTTTCTTTTTCAGGAAATCAGGCCGTGTGCCTGTGAGCAGACCTCTTACCTGACGCTGCGTGCCCAAGCTGGCGCACAATCTTGTGTACGGCATGCAGTCCGTTAAAAAAATGCCACCGCCCCACCCCCAAACCGAACCAGGTGCTGTCTTGGGCTACGTCCTAACTGGCAGCATTTTTGCAGTTGCCAGATGCAAAATCCAGTAGCTTTTAACTTTTAAGCCATTTTTGTGGTGCACAACTGGTTCTGCAATATAGGATAGGCTATGCAGGTGGAGTGGAGATTTCAAAATGGCTGCCTTGCCCACAATCACATTTCAAAATGGCTGCCTTGCCCACATTCGCATTTCAAAATGGCTGTCTTCTGGCTAATTAAGTCAGTGAAGCTCATTTTGCGTTCCATAAAATAActgctgtaagttttttttttcaaagaaaGGAGAGGAATTAACACAGTTCAGTGTTTTTTTTTGTGATTTTTGTCTGGTGTAAAGCTTCCTTAAACAGTGGGATTGAATGGCTCTCTAGTGGAACAGCACACCGGTACCCACCGTGACTTGAGagacaccccaccccaccacattcCCCTTAACGTCGCACCCATTGCTTCTCAGCAGAAGGCCCACCTCCATCTCTGTGGAGGCTGTGTCCCACAGGTTGAAGCCCGTCAGCTTTCCGGCGAAGGGGGTGGGTTCCCTGGCGCTCCGGCCCGCTCGACAGTCGGTGCTTCCGTGCCCCAGCAGCACAGCTCCTCCCCTGCCAGCGAATGCGTGCGGCCCATCCGACAGGTTGCGCGAAGCCACCGCCCGCCCGTCCACCATCAGCGTCGCGTTCCCTGATTCGCCGTCCCAGATCCCACAGTAGTGCGTCCACTTTCCAGAGGGGCCTGCGTGACCGTCCACCTCCCTGCCGCCGACTGAGAATTGTACCGAGCCTCGGCTGAGATACAGCTGGAATTCAGTGCCGTTTCCTTTAGTGCAGTAGGAAAAGAGAACTGTGTCCTCCGCTGCACCACTTGGCTTGGCCCAGATGCAGGCAGTGAAGGCGAGGAGGTCGCGGTTGTCCGCAAGGAGGATGCTGGCCTGCATTCCCTTCAGATGAGTGGCAAAACTCAATGCTCGCCGGCACCCTGTACAAAccacagagagaaagaaaagacGAGAGTAGTCCTGGGAACATCTGATCCCTTCCTCACACAGCGTCACCTCATAATTATGCttcagggaggccattcagcccatcttaattcatccatcctgAAAGAGCTGACAGTTTCCCCCTTCCCACAGCAATTCCACATCCGATTGTTTCCTCCCGGCTGCCTCCAACCCTTGACCATTTGCGGGTCAGAGATGGACGGTGCCTCTCACTTCACATGACTGGCTGATCTGAATAGGCGTGCCACGGCGGTGAGCTTCAGCTGGCTATTTGACTACATGGGGCTTCACAGCCACACCCAACTCAGCCAAGGGCACAGATGGGTCTTTTTAAGAAAAGAAGGAACCCCACcagcctcctctctcttccccaccaccccccccattccCAAGACCTATCAGTTTGCCTGGCTTCCTATTTGCCAGAGATCTCCCCCTCTGCACAAGGGTTGGAGACGGAGTTAGGATGTGAGGGCAGCTACAATGAGCAATTGAACGTGACGAGCCCTGCTGCCAATGGTATTGCTCCCTGGTTCAGTGGCAGAGGTGACAGCCTGACGGAAAACGAGCGACACAGGAGGGAAAATGCCTTCTCATATTGCCCACACATGGGTAAAGGAAGGaaatcttgcatttatgtagcgcctttcactacCTCGGGATGCCCCAAAagctgcttcacagtcaatgaagtacgccTGAAGTGTGGTCAGTCGCAACGgagggaatgcagcagccaatctgcgcgcagcaagctcccacagcgtGATAACCAGATCGTctatgggggagaccagaactagggggccgtCAAtagaagacagtcactaataaatccaaccgggaattcaggggaaacttcttcacccagagagtggtgagaatgtggaactcgctcccacagggagttgtCGAGGTGAATcgtgtcgatacatttaaggggaagctggataaacacatgagggagaaaggagtagaaggggtATGCTCATAACTGCCCTTCAGTAATTGATAAAACTCATTTGAACTTTTTTTCAATCTGACTCAGGACTGGAATGTGATTCAGCACTCGACAGACACATTCTGTCCCAGAGTTACACACAGTAAGGGCAAAGGTTAAAAAGATTGAAGAGAGAATGAACACTCACAGATGCATGACCTTTAAGTACAAACGCTACTTAGTCCTGTATCAGAGACTCGATTGGCGTTGAACAGCTGCGTAAGCAGAACCGGACAGAGCAACGtttgttcattattctgctgttCCTTTCCACTTCAAAGGCCAACCAAACAGCCAAGTCTGCATTTTATCTCTGTCCAAATGCCGCTCCTTGGCCCTCCAGGGCTCTGAGCTCGACAGAGCCTCCTTCAGCCGCGGCTTAGCGGGTCGAGCTCTTAGAAGGTCGGGGGTTCGAGGCCCGCTCCAGAGAATTCGCCCTACAATCCGGGCCgacgctcccagtgccagtactgagggactgctgcaccgtcggaggtgccatcttttggatgaggccccGTCTGCACTCAggcgggcataaaagatcccatggccactatctgaagagtgggagggggggggtagttctccctggggccaatatttatccctcaaccaacttcattaaaacgcaagtgccaggcaatgaccatctctaacaagagagaatctaaccatctccccttgagaatcaatggcattatcatggctgaatcccccactgtcaacatcctaggggttaccgttgaccaggaatttaactggagtagtcatataaataccgtggctacaagaacaggtcagaggctgggaatcctgtggtgagtaactcacctcctgactccccaaagcctgtccaccatctacaaggcacaagtcaggagtgtgatggaatactctccacttgcctggatgggtgcagctccaacaacactcaagaagcacgacaccatccaggtcaaagcagcccgcttgattggcaccccatctacaaacattcactccctacaccaccgacgcacagtggcagcagtgtgtaccatctacaagatgcactgcagcaactctccaaggctccttcgacagcaccttccaaacctgcgtcctctaccacctagaaggacaagggcagcaaatgcatgggaacaccaccacctgcaagttcccctccaaaccacgcaccatcctgacttggaactatatcggccgttccttcactgtcactgggtcaaaatcctggaactcccttcctaacagcactgtgggtttacctaccccacatggaccacagcggttcaagaaggctgctcaccaccaccttctcgagggcaattagggatgggcaataaatgctggctggcagattacctggtcatgaccacgttgctgtctgtgggatcttgctgtgcacaaattggctgccacctttcctacattccaacagagtacacttcaaaaagtgcttcgttggctggaaagcgctttgggtcgtcctgaggacgtgaaaggtgctatgaaaatgcaagtcttttaaagCACGTTAGGATTGCGAGCTGGTGAAAGTCCACAGTTCATCAAGTTCACCTTCTCGCATCTCCCAGTCACTAATGGCAGGAATCGGTCTCTATCAGTTAGTGTACAACAGATCCAGACATGAGCCaaggaaacccccccccccccccccacccccagtggcgAAGAGCTTTGGAAACCAATGGCTCAAAGACATCAGTTCCTCCCGAACATGCTACACTCCCCAAGGCTCCTTAACCTTGGTATCACACTGTCACTGGCTGTGGATCCTGGGAGCAAGAGAAGGGCATGGAggtaataagaacaaagaacagtacagcacaggaacaggccattcggccctccaagcctgcgccgatcttgatgcctgcctaaactacaaccttctgcacttccggggaccctatccctctattcccataatGAATGAGTTACAGTGGGAGATGATGCATCGAATCCGATTTCCACATAGGGAGCAGCCGGATTGTGTGGGCCAGGATATTTGGAATTTTCCTGAGAACGACGAAACAGAGTCCAGGAAAGTTTGGCACACAGGAACTGGTGTTAATTTATATCCAAGCTGATTCAGCACTGGCCCAACTGTGTGACTCAAGGCACTCtgtttcatgtgtgtgtgtgtgtgagagagggggtgggggagaagagtCACTGAATGAAGACTCGACAACAaatcgcatttatatagcacctttaaagtagtaaaacggcCCACCACGTTATCAaaccaaatatgacaccgagccacagcagGAGACCCACATTgggatgggtgaccaaaagctcgggtcAAAAGGGtacgttttgaggagtgtcttagaggagggaggcagagtggcttagggagggaactccaggcagctgaagacacggcgatGAACCTTGAGGATGCAcaggaggccggaattggaggagtgcagataccttggaggattgtagggctggaggaggttacagagatagggatggggggGTGAGGCTATAGAGGGATTTGAGGACATGAGGATAAGAATTTCAAAGggcgaggcattgctggactgagtactggtgggcacagcggGCGATGGGGGGGGGGGCTCGAGTTAGGAGACAGGCAGCGAGGAAGAAAAGCACTGAAGGGAGTTGTTGCCTGCGTCCAACTCTTGGCAACCCCCAACAAAAGCCTAACACCAATAGCAGACACTCCCCCACTCTCAGTCAGGCCTGGACTCAGTCACAGCAAAAATAAATACTTGCGGGGGGTGGGGTACGTGGGGAATAAACGATACTTAGAATATCTGCACCGACAGACAGATCCATTCAAGATCAGAGCAGCTAGCTTTGAAGTTTAATCAGCTGTAATCTCCAGCACTCAAAAAAAAAGTTGAATCTCTGCAGAGCGGGTGACTGTCGCTTTACGAGTTCAAACTGTCGAAGTTTGGGCACAAGCCTCTTGTCCAGTGGTTTAAACACATCTGGTTTCTATTGATGTCAGAGCTGAGTGTTAAAACATCTCCTCCTCACTGTAAACAAATACTAGCTGGCGGTTTCACGAggaacccccccctcctcccactggcCCCACTCCACAGGGGGAGGCGGACtattaaaaaaagaaacaaatcTTTGGCTCAAACGTTTTCTCTCTGTAGGAAGTATGAAGAAAACAGGGGGGAAAAACAATCACTGCGGGAGCATCTGAAGGCAAAGCCAGGGAGTGCTGGCAAGCGCTATCAGCATCTGGGAAGTGAACAAGGCCCTTTGACATTTCGGAGCATCAGAACTGTTGGGATGAAagagaagacttgcatttctgtagcgcctttcacagctTCAGGGCATCCCAACGCGCTTTACAGCCAGTGCAgtactttttgaagagtagtcactgttgtagaacacacggcagccaatttctgcacagcaagattccacaagcagcCACGAGACGAAATGACcccataatctgttttttttttatttggcgATGTGGTTGTGGGAAATGTCCCCAGGTTAACGCTGCTCTTCCGGATGAGGGGATCTCATGATGGACTGGAGAAGCTACAAATCTTCTCCTACAGAGAAGGAAAGGTCAGGAGGAGATTTGATCTCCCATCTcgctcatttttttaaaaattacaaattCATTTTAATTTGATTTCAAGTTTTGCAGGCtgtccacagtgggatttgaactcgcggTAACCGGTTCAATAACATAGCCACTGCGTCTGCATAACCTGTGAGTGTCGCCGACGTGCTGGGTACAGCAGCTACAGCCTACCAACCTGCAACCTCTTTGCAGCTAAACAGTGTATTACAGGGTTGTTTGGTGCATTCCTACAGATTTCCTGACTTGCCCAGTGTCCAGGAGTTTggtttttaattcctggagactccagtggGACGGGACTCCCTCTGTGTCCCCGCTGCCCTGTGTGGGAACGTTCTGCCTTTCGCTTAGCACTCCAGTCAAGAACGCATCAGGTCCCAGAATCTGGTGCCAAACattgtgcaaacagcggaaggctcCCAATGGACTGATTCAGGCTCCAACTCACTTTGAGGAGGGAGTGGATCTCTCAGCTCATTTGAAGCCCCCTTTTTATGCCTCTTTTTGTAAGGAGGACagatttgggggggggtgggggtggggtggtgtttagTGGCCTGGAAAGGCCGGGAAGGTGCGCACCCCATGGTGGAAGAGCCCACCACTGGTGAAAGGAGTGCAAACAGGCGTCACGATGGGCGACGATCAGATTGGGGGGCCTTAAGAGGCTCGTAGAGGGCTGTACATGTCTGTGTCCGTGTGCGTGTCCGTGTGCGTgcccgtgtgtgtgtctatgtgtgtgtcttgcCAAGCGCACATTTCTCCTTTACTGTGTCACTCACTGTTcctgcctgtgtgtgtctctctctatctctctctgatctctttctctcacactattACAGAATCGATTCGTCTGtcttactgtgtgtgtctgtgttacgtttaTCTTTCCGAAATCCGAGACCTGCCAGGGGGGAAATCAAACGGGACGAGGTTAGCGGGAAACAATCCCCGTGGGAAAGCCGACAGAGAAACAAAAGACCCTTTTTATGATTTTATGTGAACACATGATTTAATTTTAATCCGGGTATAATGGCCTCAAGAGGCTTTGGTTTGGGCACATTCCCATCCTGCACTGGAATTCTATGGGAAGCATGGATATCCCGGGAATACAGTGCGACACACAGTCTCCTATGTGTGTCTTTATTTTGTGGATCGTTGATTCTGCCATGTCTCCTGGGTTGCATTTGATATAATCAGTTTCTTAAGGAGCTTGTACTTTCCCACACACAGCCTGTCTCTCAGTCCTTCCCACTTCAGTGCTATACAGATATGTGCCAGTGAGAAAGCTTTGTGCTCCATCGCCTTGTTGCCATCAAACTGCTCCCATTTACCAAGCAAGATATCTCTGACCCTGTGTAGGCCCTGTTGCAAGAAAgacgcagacgcacacacacacagatatttgCACAGGATTCCCCCAGTTGTCAGCCAGCACCTTTGTGCTTCCTGCAGTGGGCGAAAGGTcaccgagcaagagagagagagaaagaccccaGAAAGGGAAATGTCAGGCTGACACAGAGCAGTGACCAGGCCCGGCGTCTGAGGTCGCTGGGGGTCAGATGACTCACAGCAATGCTAACCAGTTTTCCACACTTTGACTTTCCTGTGCTTTCACAATCTTTAATATTTAATTTCGAAGGGAGAGTGGGACAAGCTTCAAACTATTAAATGGTAAATTTAGAACCGgctctggcaaaagaaccagaggggggtggggggggagatgaggagaatcattttttaacgcagcgagttgttgtgatctggaacgcgctgcctgaaagggcggtggaagcagattcaatagtaactttcgaaaggggaattggagaaatattgCGGGACTGCGGGAGAAAGGACGGGGGGGCTGACTggttagcactttcaaagagccagcacaggcacggtgggccgaatggcctccttcccagctgtatgattctatgattgtgggagttcttcacacagagagtcatCAATACATTGGATGGACTCCAGATTCGAGTGGAGGAGGCAGAATGCTGgtatcatagagtcattacggcacagaggaggccattcggcccagcgttcctgtgccagctctttgacaaAGCTCTTCAATCAGTCCcgctcccccctgctcttcccctcccaccccccccctccacaatcaccctgcaaatttttctccttcgTGTATTTCTCCAATTTCCCATTCTGGCACCGATTTTAAAATTCACCGTCATTTTCATATGCTTCCATCCTCGCTTAATCTtgcccccatctctgtaaccctcctccagccctacaatcctccgcgATCTCttgccctcctccaattccagccgcttgagcatccccccgattcccatcgttccgccattggcggccgtgccttcagctgcctggggtcccgagctctggaatccccctccctaaaccctctccgcctcgctctctcctcctttaagacgctccttaaaaccgagctCTTTGGccggtttttggtcacctgtccctaatatgtGATTCGTGTCCAATTTTTATcagataatgctccagtgaagcaccttgggacgctgcagtattaaaggtgctagataaatgcaagacgTTGTTGCTGAGGTAGCACATTTATACTTTAGGAGGACGGGAGGAACAGTTAAAGAGCTGAAGAGCTGACCGTAGTGGTCCCGACTAATTAGAGAGAAGGTTACAGTACAGAACAATGTTACCGAGGTGTCTCGGTGAGTATCACTCTCATCTTTGAGTCAACAGTCAAGCCCCACTCCGGTGATATAAAATCCTGGCTGACACTCCCACTGCAgtcctgagggaaagctgcactgttggaggtgctatctttcggtTAACCTGCCCTCAGGTAGATGTCAAAGATGCTCTGGCTACTATTGGAAGCAGAgcagttggggggcgggggggggggtgggggggtgttctcCCTGGGGCCAATATTTTCCTTCAACCAACagcattatccggtcattatcacagtgctgtttgtgggatcttgctgtgtgcaaaatggctgctgcatttcccacattacaacagtgacgacacttcaaaaagaactccattggctgtaaagtgctttgggatgaagCACGGTTGTGAAAGGCATTTATCGAATTTAATTCCTTCCTGTCCTGACCCTTCGACTGAGGATTGAGCTAAACCCTACGGGAGGGGAAGAATATAAAACCTGGATCCGATGAGAATTGCAGTCATTTATTGTGCTCAAGAAAAATTGGATTGCCCAATCCCATTTGATTTAAGCAAAACACAGCAATTTAGTGTTAACATAGTGAAACTGTTTGATCATTAAATCGGAGATGGTGCAAGAAAgacttacaagaatgataccaaaaATGAGAGGATATGCTTAGCAGGAAAGCCGAacaaggctggggctcttttctctaggaaagagaaggctgaggggtgacctgattgagggctttaaaatgatgaaggggtttcgatcgggtagacgtagagaagatgtttccacttgtggggggagaccagaactagggggtcatcaatataagacaatcactaataaatccaatggggaattcaggagaaacttctttccccagggagcggggagaatgtggaactcgctcccacagggagtggttgaggtgaatagtgtcgatacatttaaggggaagctggataaacacgtgaGGGAGAAACGAATAGCTGATAGGGTGAGAGGAagtaggggggagggaggaggctcgtgtggagcagaaacaccagcacggagcagatgggccgaatggcctgtttctgtgctgcacattcaATGTAATTCTCTGAATGAATTGAATGTGAATGAAAGGGGTGGAGTCTCCATGTAGTTATGGTCAACCTGGCCTCTTACCTGCCGGAGGTGCCTCGGTTGACATC
Coding sequences within it:
- the LOC137364605 gene encoding pentraxin-related protein PTX3-like; translation: MAGFCFFLLAVTFPFVAGRVVKEDDNFMLYSDWLDDSHEEEAESCPCRNELSHWDKAFVMLEDSQMRQNMLLHSVDETLAGELKAMRSELHRALAQPTGTCGHAHHHPADTASARLTKLAELRHEGMVKWQQENAKKLQEVFLLVLGVHDRIGAPEEQLENAGPSGMMPGSDGEGALCPTLIEELQQTRAELRTLRLQLPARPLVMSTEAPPAGCRRALSFATHLKGMQASILLADNRDLLAFTACIWAKPSGAAEDTVLFSYCTKGNGTEFQLYLSRGSVQFSVGGREVDGHAGPSGKWTHYCGIWDGESGNATLMVDGRAVASRNLSDGPHAFAGRGGAVLLGHGSTDCRAGRSAREPTPFAGKLTGFNLWDTASTEMEVGLLLRSNGCDVKGNVVGWGVSQVTVGTGVLFH